In Nocardia yunnanensis, one DNA window encodes the following:
- a CDS encoding cytochrome c oxidase subunit II, with translation MTAMLVSGCSIDNVWLRFGWPSGITPQATKMRELWTWSVLAALAMGVLVWGLTFWTIAFHRKKADSPEFPRQTGYNVPLELSYTAIPFVIIAVLFYFTVVVQNYVHEKVGNPDVTVDVTAYQWNWKFGYQHVDMAVDGQANRFVLDGVDHERQDVNTETQERYKEATKNGHPQPGPNNGLPANDISYLHYDKIETVGTSNEVPVLVLPSGRNIEFQLAAADVIHSFWVPEFLFKRDVMPNPKQNNSDNVFQITKIEKEGAFVGRCAEMCGTFHSMMNFEIRVVSPAKFQQYMDFRTKNPLAGNGEALASIGESPVATSTKPFNTDRKARGNELADAK, from the coding sequence ATGACCGCGATGCTCGTCTCCGGCTGCTCGATCGACAACGTTTGGCTTCGATTCGGCTGGCCCTCGGGCATCACGCCGCAGGCCACCAAGATGCGCGAGCTGTGGACCTGGTCCGTGCTCGCCGCGCTGGCGATGGGTGTCCTAGTCTGGGGCCTGACCTTCTGGACCATCGCGTTCCACCGCAAGAAGGCGGACTCCCCGGAATTCCCGCGGCAGACCGGTTACAACGTGCCGCTGGAGCTGAGCTACACCGCGATCCCGTTCGTGATCATCGCGGTGCTGTTCTACTTCACCGTGGTCGTGCAGAACTACGTGCACGAGAAGGTCGGCAACCCGGACGTCACCGTCGATGTGACCGCCTACCAGTGGAACTGGAAGTTCGGTTACCAGCACGTGGACATGGCCGTCGACGGCCAGGCCAACCGGTTCGTCCTCGACGGCGTCGACCACGAGCGCCAGGACGTCAACACCGAGACCCAGGAACGCTACAAGGAAGCGACCAAGAACGGTCACCCGCAGCCGGGCCCGAACAACGGCCTGCCCGCCAACGACATCTCGTACCTGCACTACGACAAGATCGAGACCGTCGGCACCTCCAACGAGGTCCCGGTGCTGGTCCTGCCGTCGGGTCGCAATATCGAGTTCCAGCTGGCCGCCGCGGACGTCATCCACTCGTTCTGGGTGCCGGAGTTCCTGTTCAAGCGCGACGTGATGCCCAACCCGAAGCAGAACAACTCCGACAACGTCTTCCAGATCACCAAGATCGAGAAGGAAGGCGCGTTCGTCGGCCGTTGCGCCGAGATGTGCGGCACCTTCCACTCGATGATGAACTTCGAGATCCGCGTGGTGTCCCCCGCGAAGTTCCAGCAGTACATGGACTTCCGCACCAAGAACCCGCTCGCGGGCAATGGTGAGGCCCTGGCCAGCATCGGCGAGTCGCCGGTGGCCACTTCCACCAAGCCGTTCAACACCGACCGCAAGGCGCGCGGTAACGAACTCGCCGACGCCAAGTGA
- a CDS encoding cytochrome c oxidase subunit 4, protein MKVEARIFELITVFFVIVAVVYGYFTGRSRTGVEWAGTTAIVLSAGLALIVATYFRFVARRLDLRPEDYEEAEIVDGAGDLGFFSPGSFWPILLAGAGSITALGFAFFQLWLIGIGVVCILAAAAGLVFEYHLGPEKH, encoded by the coding sequence ATGAAGGTCGAAGCTCGCATCTTCGAACTGATCACGGTCTTCTTCGTGATCGTGGCCGTGGTCTACGGCTACTTCACCGGCCGCTCCCGCACCGGCGTCGAGTGGGCGGGCACCACCGCCATCGTGCTGTCGGCGGGCCTGGCCCTGATCGTGGCCACCTACTTCCGCTTCGTGGCCCGCCGCCTCGACCTCCGCCCGGAGGACTACGAGGAGGCGGAGATCGTCGACGGCGCCGGCGACCTGGGCTTCTTCTCGCCCGGCTCGTTCTGGCCCATCCTGCTCGCGGGTGCGGGCTCCATCACCGCGCTGGGCTTCGCGTTCTTCCAGCTGTGGCTGATCGGGATCGGCGTCGTCTGCATCCTGGCCGCTGCGGCCGGTCTGGTGTTCGAGTACCACCTGGGTCCGGAAAAGCACTGA
- a CDS encoding ribbon-helix-helix protein, CopG family encodes MGLKKTTVMVDESDLELIKQVAAREGRSEAEIFREAFHLVAIRGRRWEEDWDIPVVDLGRPIGDEEVRRAVGDAIAGSEDRDQ; translated from the coding sequence ATGGGGCTGAAGAAGACGACTGTCATGGTGGATGAGAGCGACCTGGAGTTGATCAAGCAGGTTGCTGCTCGCGAGGGGCGTTCGGAGGCCGAGATCTTTCGTGAGGCGTTCCATCTCGTCGCGATTCGCGGTAGGCGCTGGGAGGAGGACTGGGATATTCCGGTTGTCGATCTGGGCCGGCCGATCGGCGACGAAGAGGTTCGCCGAGCCGTTGGAGATGCGATTGCCGGTTCGGAGGATCGGGATCAGTGA
- a CDS encoding NADAR family protein translates to MDRAQLTADMAAGARPEFLFFWGHTRTPGHEIGKWVLSQWWPIEFTVDGQTYGSAEHFMMAEKARLFGDEPMRTRILASDTPADAKRLGRAISGFDQDTWEAHRFDIVLRGSIAKFGQHTPLRDFLLATTEKILVEAAPRDTIWGIGLPADHPHAAVPSHWRGENLLGFALMEARHALTPAPAR, encoded by the coding sequence GTGGACAGGGCGCAGCTGACAGCTGACATGGCGGCCGGTGCGAGACCGGAGTTCCTCTTCTTCTGGGGGCACACCCGCACCCCCGGCCACGAGATCGGGAAATGGGTGCTCAGCCAATGGTGGCCGATCGAGTTCACCGTCGACGGCCAAACATACGGCAGCGCCGAACATTTCATGATGGCCGAGAAGGCCCGCCTGTTCGGCGACGAACCCATGCGCACCCGCATCCTCGCCAGCGACACCCCCGCCGACGCCAAACGCCTCGGCCGCGCCATCTCCGGCTTCGACCAGGACACCTGGGAAGCCCACCGCTTCGACATCGTCCTGCGCGGCTCCATCGCCAAATTCGGCCAGCACACCCCCTTGCGCGACTTCCTCCTCGCCACCACGGAAAAAATCCTCGTAGAAGCGGCCCCCCGAGACACCATCTGGGGCATCGGCCTTCCCGCCGACCACCCCCACGCCGCAGTCCCCTCCCACTGGCGCGGCGAAAACCTCCTGGGCTTCGCCCTCATGGAAGCCCGCCACGCCCTCACCCCCGCCCCCGCGCGGTAA
- a CDS encoding methionine ABC transporter ATP-binding protein: MSRNGSAAVEFQAVSKVFRTGKQSHTALDGIDLRIEAGEIFGVIGYSGAGKSTLVRLINALEKPSAGTILVSGEPITGVPESRVRQLRRDIGMVFQQFNLFRSRTAAGNVEYPLKVAGWPRTRRKARVAELLEFVGLSDKARSYPDQLSGGQKQRVGIARALATSPSLLLADEATSALDPETTGEVLRLLKKINRELGVTIVVITHEMDVIRAVADRVAVLAEGRIVELASTFEVFSAPASAPTRSFVETVLHNRPTADELRKLEQRHTGRLVTVAIDDENGIGPILTDAAAAGVTVEVVFGGVSTLQDKTFGNLTLALDGPDEAVRELAARLAEGNRPAVAVAEDDRRTA, encoded by the coding sequence GTGAGCCGGAACGGTTCGGCGGCGGTCGAATTCCAGGCGGTCAGCAAGGTCTTCCGGACCGGGAAGCAGAGCCACACCGCACTCGACGGCATCGACCTGCGGATCGAAGCGGGCGAGATCTTCGGTGTGATCGGCTATTCCGGCGCCGGCAAGTCGACGCTGGTGCGGTTGATCAACGCTCTCGAAAAGCCTTCGGCGGGAACGATCCTCGTTTCCGGCGAGCCGATCACCGGGGTGCCGGAATCGCGGGTGCGGCAGTTGCGGCGCGATATCGGCATGGTGTTCCAGCAGTTCAACCTGTTCCGTTCGCGCACCGCCGCCGGGAACGTCGAATACCCGTTGAAGGTGGCGGGCTGGCCGCGCACGCGACGCAAGGCGCGGGTGGCGGAACTGCTGGAGTTCGTGGGACTTTCGGACAAGGCGCGCAGCTATCCCGATCAGCTGTCGGGCGGGCAGAAGCAGCGGGTCGGTATCGCTCGCGCGCTGGCCACCTCCCCGTCGCTGCTGCTCGCCGACGAGGCGACCTCGGCGCTGGACCCGGAGACCACCGGTGAGGTGCTGCGACTGCTGAAGAAGATCAACCGGGAACTCGGTGTCACCATCGTGGTGATCACGCACGAGATGGACGTGATCCGCGCGGTGGCCGACCGGGTCGCGGTGCTGGCCGAGGGGCGAATCGTCGAGCTGGCGAGCACTTTCGAGGTGTTCTCCGCGCCCGCGTCCGCGCCCACCCGCTCCTTCGTGGAGACGGTCCTGCACAACCGCCCGACCGCCGACGAGCTGCGCAAGCTCGAGCAGCGGCACACCGGCCGGCTGGTCACCGTCGCCATCGACGACGAGAACGGCATCGGACCGATCCTGACCGACGCCGCGGCCGCGGGAGTGACGGTCGAGGTCGTCTTCGGTGGCGTAAGCACGTTGCAGGACAAGACTTTCGGCAACCTCACCCTCGCCCTCGACGGGCCGGACGAGGCCGTGCGAGAGCTGGCCGCGCGACTCGCCGAAGGAAACCGGCCGGCTGTCGCGGTGGCCGAGGACGATCGGAGGACGGCGTGA
- a CDS encoding methionine ABC transporter permease: protein MHTDWDRLRPVLSEAVGTTIYLVLLTFVVGGTIGLALGTALYTTRKGGLLANAPLNLVLNVLVNVVRPIPFIILLAALGPVTLKVIGTTIGTDAAAFVMIVAASFGIARIVEQNLVTVDPGVIEAARSMGAGPLRIILTLLIPEALGPLVLGYTFVVIAIVDMSAMAGTVGGGGLGDFALVYGYQRFDWQVTLVATLIIIAGVQGVQFLGNWLARRVLRR, encoded by the coding sequence GTGCATACGGATTGGGATCGGCTGCGACCGGTACTGAGCGAGGCCGTGGGCACCACGATCTATCTGGTGCTGCTGACCTTCGTGGTGGGCGGCACCATCGGACTCGCGCTGGGTACCGCCCTCTACACCACGCGCAAAGGTGGACTGCTGGCCAACGCACCCCTCAATCTGGTGCTGAACGTGCTGGTGAACGTGGTGCGCCCGATTCCGTTCATCATTCTGCTGGCCGCGCTGGGCCCGGTGACCCTGAAGGTGATCGGCACGACCATCGGCACCGACGCCGCGGCGTTCGTGATGATCGTGGCCGCCTCGTTCGGCATCGCACGCATCGTCGAACAGAATCTGGTCACCGTGGACCCGGGCGTGATCGAAGCCGCCCGCTCCATGGGCGCGGGCCCCCTGCGCATCATCCTGACCCTGCTGATCCCAGAAGCATTGGGCCCCTTGGTACTCGGCTACACCTTCGTGGTGATCGCGATCGTCGACATGTCCGCCATGGCCGGCACCGTCGGCGGCGGCGGACTAGGCGATTTCGCGCTCGTCTACGGGTATCAGCGATTCGACTGGCAGGTCACCCTGGTGGCGACCCTGATCATCATCGCCGGAGTCCAAGGCGTGCAGTTCCTCGGCAACTGGCTGGCCCGCCGGGTCCTGCGCCGATAG
- the asnB gene encoding asparagine synthase (glutamine-hydrolyzing) → MCGLLGFLTATTATTPDGRTVETTAAQVYEALHCQRHRGPDERGTWNDERMIFGFNRLSIIDIEHSHQPLRWGPPENPERYAMTFNGEIYNYLELRAELKAAHEAEFGDQPMFRTEGDGEAIVAAFHYWGAKAASKLRGMFAFAIWDTERNTLFLARDPFGIKPLFLATGAGGTAFSSEKKSLLGLLPALELSDALDPRALEHYTVLQYVPEAETLHKDIRRLESGCYAWVEPGAAPRVTRYFNPQFRVRKFAAGSEAQRYKEIAAALEDSVAKHMRADVTVGAFLSGGIDSTATAALAIRHNPNLLTFTSAFERQGYSEADVAAETAAAIGAKHYVRMVSPEEYAAAIPEIVWYLDEPVADPALVPLYFVAKEARKHVKVVLSGEGADELFGGYTIYREPLSLKPFEYLPKGVRKLAGKLSDRIPEGTRGKSLLHRGSLTLEERYYGNARSFNDAQLRSVLREFRPEWTHQDVTAPIYAMQGNHWDPVARMQHLDLFTWLRGDILVKADKMTMANSLELRVPFLDAEVFKVAEQIPVDQKITKETTKYALRQALTDIVPPHVLNRAKLGFPVPLRHWLRGPELYDWARAQITDSGTDHLLNKQAILAMLESHRTGPVDHSRRLWTLLIFMIWHGIFVENRIKPEIQEPTYPVNL, encoded by the coding sequence GTGTGTGGTCTGCTCGGATTTCTGACAGCTACAACGGCTACTACTCCGGATGGGCGGACGGTCGAGACCACCGCGGCACAGGTGTACGAGGCGCTGCACTGCCAGCGTCATCGCGGCCCGGACGAGCGCGGCACCTGGAACGACGAGCGCATGATCTTCGGCTTCAACCGCCTGTCGATCATCGATATCGAGCATTCGCATCAGCCGCTGCGCTGGGGTCCGCCGGAGAACCCCGAGCGCTACGCCATGACCTTCAACGGCGAGATCTACAACTATCTCGAGCTGCGCGCCGAACTGAAGGCGGCGCACGAGGCCGAGTTCGGTGATCAGCCCATGTTCCGCACCGAGGGCGACGGCGAGGCCATCGTGGCGGCCTTCCACTACTGGGGCGCCAAGGCGGCGAGCAAGCTGCGCGGCATGTTCGCCTTCGCCATCTGGGATACCGAGCGCAACACGCTGTTCCTGGCCCGCGACCCCTTCGGCATCAAGCCGCTGTTCCTCGCCACCGGCGCGGGCGGCACCGCGTTCTCCAGCGAGAAGAAGAGCCTGCTGGGTCTGCTTCCAGCGCTGGAGCTTTCCGACGCGCTGGACCCGCGCGCGCTCGAGCACTACACGGTGCTGCAGTACGTGCCCGAGGCCGAGACCCTGCACAAGGACATCCGCCGCCTCGAATCCGGCTGCTACGCCTGGGTCGAGCCCGGCGCCGCCCCGCGCGTCACCCGCTACTTCAACCCGCAGTTCCGGGTGCGCAAGTTCGCGGCCGGTTCGGAGGCGCAGCGCTACAAGGAGATCGCCGCCGCGCTCGAGGATTCGGTGGCCAAGCACATGCGCGCGGACGTCACCGTCGGCGCATTCCTGTCCGGCGGCATCGACTCCACCGCCACCGCGGCGCTGGCCATCCGCCACAACCCGAACCTGCTGACCTTCACCTCCGCCTTCGAGCGCCAGGGCTATTCGGAGGCCGATGTGGCCGCCGAGACCGCGGCGGCCATCGGCGCCAAGCACTACGTGCGCATGGTCTCCCCCGAGGAGTACGCGGCCGCGATCCCCGAAATCGTCTGGTATCTCGACGAACCCGTGGCCGACCCGGCGCTGGTGCCGCTGTACTTCGTGGCCAAGGAGGCCCGCAAGCACGTCAAGGTCGTGCTCTCCGGCGAGGGCGCCGACGAGCTGTTCGGCGGCTACACCATCTACCGGGAACCGTTGTCGCTCAAGCCTTTCGAGTACCTGCCCAAGGGCGTGCGCAAGCTGGCCGGCAAACTGTCGGACCGTATTCCCGAGGGCACTCGCGGCAAGAGCCTGCTGCACCGCGGCTCGCTCACCCTCGAGGAGCGCTACTACGGCAACGCCCGCAGTTTCAACGACGCCCAATTGCGTTCGGTGCTGCGGGAATTCCGTCCCGAGTGGACGCATCAGGACGTGACCGCTCCCATCTACGCCATGCAGGGCAACCACTGGGATCCGGTGGCGCGCATGCAGCATCTGGACCTGTTCACCTGGCTGCGCGGCGACATCCTGGTCAAGGCCGACAAGATGACCATGGCCAACTCGCTGGAATTGCGCGTCCCCTTCCTCGACGCCGAGGTCTTCAAGGTCGCCGAGCAGATCCCCGTCGATCAGAAGATCACCAAGGAAACCACCAAATACGCCCTGCGCCAGGCGCTCACGGACATCGTCCCCCCGCACGTCCTCAACCGCGCCAAGCTCGGCTTCCCGGTCCCCCTGCGCCACTGGCTGCGCGGCCCCGAACTCTACGACTGGGCCCGCGCCCAGATCACCGACTCCGGCACCGACCACCTCCTCAACAAGCAGGCCATCCTCGCCATGCTGGAGTCCCACCGCACCGGCCCCGTAGACCACAGCCGCCGCCTGTGGACCCTCCTCATCTTCATGATCTGGCACGGCATCTTCGTAGAAAACCGCATCAAACCCGAAATCCAAGAACCCACCTACCCGGTCAACCTCTGA
- a CDS encoding FAD-binding oxidoreductase, whose translation MSTPVSTHPDEYLPRDTADVVRTVRDSRRSTKPLIIRGGERPDEEFGLPDQGSVLSLRKMNRVQVVDADARTVRVQAGARLSEIDRTLGAHGLGLPIVGDHRDITAGGFAAVGGLSAASHRFGMFSDNVVELEYVDQDGRFGTCGRTHHAERFRRILGGGGRTGIITALTLEVTDVDKDRTWLTTDAHRFLDFDTWVEHSYREIRNPGDAMLQVGRWVDTAPLKVARPVGTGTVQLGTVRFGQWSSLHPTTPNLSLRARREVGARARKSLGAIAASAGGRAGMPVRNAAAGALMFAPKVLTLRDAEYLADTVISSSERGPAYRVSVFAPLSTYTRVFHGLHDLFAGHRERTGCFTVMSAMTYGVRSRYLRELDDEDHAFITFTCRLRPAALPSELLRDIVSGIDEICLSERARRYDPTE comes from the coding sequence ATGAGCACGCCCGTCTCCACCCACCCCGACGAATATCTGCCCCGCGATACCGCGGATGTGGTTCGGACCGTTCGGGATTCGCGACGTTCGACGAAACCGCTGATCATCCGGGGTGGGGAACGGCCGGACGAGGAGTTCGGGCTGCCGGATCAGGGCAGTGTGCTGAGCCTGCGCAAGATGAACCGGGTGCAGGTGGTGGACGCCGATGCCAGGACGGTGCGGGTGCAGGCGGGGGCGCGGCTGTCGGAGATCGATCGCACCCTGGGCGCGCACGGGCTCGGGCTGCCCATCGTCGGCGACCACCGGGACATCACGGCCGGCGGATTCGCGGCGGTGGGCGGGCTGTCGGCGGCGTCGCATCGCTTCGGCATGTTCAGCGACAATGTGGTCGAGCTCGAATACGTCGATCAGGACGGGCGTTTCGGCACCTGCGGCCGCACCCATCACGCGGAGCGGTTCCGCCGGATCCTGGGCGGCGGCGGGCGCACCGGAATCATCACCGCGCTCACCCTCGAGGTGACCGACGTGGACAAGGACCGCACCTGGCTCACCACCGACGCGCATCGGTTCCTGGATTTCGACACCTGGGTGGAGCACTCCTACCGCGAGATCCGCAATCCCGGTGATGCCATGCTGCAGGTGGGCCGCTGGGTGGACACCGCACCGCTGAAGGTAGCCCGACCGGTCGGTACCGGCACCGTACAGCTCGGCACCGTCCGCTTCGGCCAGTGGTCGAGCCTGCATCCCACCACCCCCAATCTGTCCCTGCGCGCCCGCCGCGAGGTCGGCGCGCGAGCGCGAAAGTCGCTGGGCGCCATCGCCGCCTCCGCCGGCGGCCGTGCCGGTATGCCGGTCCGCAATGCCGCCGCGGGCGCGCTCATGTTCGCTCCGAAGGTGCTGACACTGCGCGACGCGGAGTATCTGGCCGATACCGTCATCTCCTCCTCGGAGCGCGGACCCGCCTATCGTGTCTCGGTGTTCGCACCCCTGTCGACCTACACCCGGGTCTTCCACGGCCTGCACGATCTGTTCGCCGGACACCGCGAACGCACGGGCTGCTTCACCGTCATGTCGGCCATGACCTACGGCGTGCGCTCCCGCTACCTGCGCGAACTGGATGACGAGGACCACGCCTTCATCACGTTCACCTGTCGTTTGCGGCCGGCGGCGCTGCCGTCGGAACTGTTGCGGGACATCGTGTCCGGAATCGACGAGATCTGTCTTTCCGAACGCGCCCGCCGTTATGACCCGACCGAATAG
- a CDS encoding SDR family NAD(P)-dependent oxidoreductase, which translates to MIDFRAARRPRSAAPLPGELPIAGKRIVVTDAASDIGRETARLLGFHGAEVILVARNGSQLVDECATIIQAGGQAHWFRCDLSALGDVDQLVEWLLTEFDAIDILVNNTGRPTRRPVLQSLDRFRDYQRTMAAYYFGPLRLTLGLLPAMLAGGSGHVVNVGPWSPETAAAPNFSSYASAQAAWTTFGQCADAELSPRGIHVTTVQYPITHAAPGGGFDPAEAARAIETAIRTRQPQLQPRFPRALLGLASMSPRTTRLKHALGI; encoded by the coding sequence ATGATCGATTTTCGTGCTGCCCGCCGCCCCCGCTCCGCCGCGCCGCTGCCCGGTGAGCTACCCATCGCGGGCAAACGCATCGTCGTCACCGACGCCGCCTCCGACATCGGCCGCGAGACGGCGCGATTACTCGGCTTCCACGGCGCGGAGGTGATCCTGGTGGCGCGCAACGGTTCTCAGCTCGTCGACGAGTGCGCCACCATCATCCAGGCCGGCGGTCAGGCGCACTGGTTCCGCTGCGACCTCTCGGCCCTCGGCGACGTGGATCAGCTGGTCGAATGGCTGCTCACCGAATTCGACGCCATCGACATCCTGGTCAACAACACCGGCCGCCCCACCCGCCGCCCCGTGCTGCAATCGCTGGACCGCTTCCGCGACTACCAGCGCACCATGGCCGCCTACTACTTCGGCCCGCTGCGCCTGACGCTGGGCCTGCTGCCCGCCATGCTCGCCGGCGGCTCCGGCCACGTCGTGAACGTCGGCCCGTGGAGCCCGGAAACCGCTGCGGCCCCGAACTTCTCCTCCTACGCCAGCGCCCAGGCTGCCTGGACCACCTTCGGTCAGTGCGCCGACGCCGAGCTCTCGCCGCGCGGCATCCACGTCACCACGGTCCAGTACCCGATCACCCACGCCGCCCCGGGCGGCGGGTTCGATCCGGCCGAGGCGGCCCGCGCCATCGAGACCGCGATCCGCACCCGCCAGCCCCAACTCCAGCCGCGTTTCCCGCGCGCCCTGCTGGGCCTGGCCTCGATGTCGCCGCGCACCACACGCCTGAAGCACGCCCTGGGCATCTGA
- a CDS encoding type II toxin-antitoxin system VapC family toxin: MILIGDTSGLIAAFNASEPDHGSARKVLQQAALTVVSPLVLLEIEHVLTRNLNRRAAYGVNDWLLAQERTGRIEIAHMSAEVLRIARKIQNRYVALCLDLTDATNVALAERYETADVLTLDRRDFRAVAPLTAHAAFRALPDDL, encoded by the coding sequence GTGATTCTGATCGGAGATACCTCGGGTCTCATCGCCGCGTTCAACGCCTCCGAGCCGGATCATGGGAGTGCGCGAAAGGTCTTGCAGCAGGCGGCTTTGACGGTTGTCTCTCCATTGGTCCTGCTCGAAATCGAGCATGTGCTGACGCGGAACCTGAACCGCCGAGCCGCCTACGGGGTCAATGATTGGTTGCTGGCGCAGGAACGAACCGGGCGGATCGAAATCGCCCACATGTCGGCCGAGGTGCTTCGGATCGCGCGCAAGATTCAGAACAGATATGTCGCGCTGTGTCTGGATCTGACCGATGCCACGAACGTGGCCCTGGCCGAACGGTACGAAACAGCTGACGTGCTGACGTTGGATCGCCGTGACTTTCGCGCGGTCGCGCCACTGACGGCCCACGCTGCGTTTCGGGCCTTGCCCGACGATCTCTGA
- a CDS encoding MetQ/NlpA family ABC transporter substrate-binding protein produces MKFHRVLAIPVLVAAVASLTLTACGSSGDSTGNTVRIGTTESDSHWDVFKDEAKKQGITLDIVHYSDYSQPNTALAQKQIDVNLFQHLQFLGQYNVANNQDLTPIGSTYIVPLGLYSKKHKALAEIPQGGEIAIPNDPTNQARALFVLQAAGLLKLAGDKAQPTPADIDKGASKVKVTPVDAAQTALSLASVDGSIVNNTYLSKADIDPNSALYKDDPSNPGAQPYINALVTRAADKGNPTYLKLVDVFHSPAVQKAEAEDDKGTSVEVRKSGPELEQILQRVQQSIRDGK; encoded by the coding sequence GTGAAATTCCATCGGGTACTGGCGATCCCGGTCCTGGTAGCAGCCGTCGCGAGCCTCACCCTCACGGCCTGCGGCAGCAGCGGCGACTCCACCGGCAATACGGTGCGCATCGGCACCACCGAATCCGATTCGCACTGGGACGTGTTCAAGGACGAGGCCAAGAAGCAGGGCATCACCCTCGACATCGTCCACTACTCGGACTACTCGCAGCCCAATACGGCGTTGGCGCAGAAGCAGATCGACGTGAATCTGTTTCAGCACCTGCAGTTCCTGGGCCAGTACAATGTGGCCAACAACCAGGATCTGACCCCGATCGGGTCCACCTACATCGTGCCGCTGGGGCTGTACTCCAAGAAGCACAAGGCGCTGGCCGAGATTCCGCAGGGCGGCGAGATCGCCATCCCGAACGATCCGACCAATCAGGCGCGGGCGCTGTTCGTCTTGCAGGCGGCGGGGCTGCTGAAGCTGGCGGGCGACAAGGCGCAGCCGACGCCCGCCGATATCGACAAGGGCGCCTCCAAGGTGAAGGTGACCCCGGTCGACGCCGCGCAGACCGCGTTGTCGCTGGCGTCGGTGGACGGGTCGATCGTCAACAACACCTACCTGTCCAAGGCCGACATCGATCCCAATAGCGCGCTGTACAAGGATGATCCGAGCAATCCGGGCGCTCAGCCGTATATCAACGCGCTGGTGACTCGGGCCGCCGACAAGGGCAATCCGACCTATCTGAAGCTGGTCGACGTCTTCCACAGTCCGGCGGTGCAGAAGGCCGAGGCCGAGGACGACAAGGGCACCTCGGTCGAGGTGCGCAAGAGCGGGCCGGAGCTGGAGCAGATCCTGCAGCGGGTGCAGCAGTCCATCCGCGACGGCAAGTGA